A stretch of DNA from Halorubrum sp. BOL3-1:
CAGACGATCTTCGAGGGTTCCGTCGGCGCGAGCACGTCGATATCGGGGTCGGAGAACGCGTACTCGTCGCCGCCGAAGGCGACCGTGTCGGTCGCCGGGTCGTACTCGCCCTCGCGGATCGATCCGGCCGGGTCGCGGAACCGTACGCGGTACATACGGATGCGATCGGACGGCCGCCCGAAAAGCGTTCCCGGAGAGGCAAGCGACGACCGCGGCTGGGCCTCCGCCGGATCAGTCGGTCGAGTCCGACGCCTCCCGGACCGACGCGCCCGTCGGCTCCTCCGCGGCGTCGTCGTCAAGCGTCTCGTCGTCGTCTGTCGCGCCGCCGTCGAACAACCCGTCGTCACTCACGTCGCCGCCCGCCGAATCGCCGTCAGGCTCTCCGTCGTCAACGAGTTCGTCTGGCGACAGTTCCCCGACGTCGTCGCCGCCGAACACCTCCGAGCGCGCGCAGTCGGCACAGTAGTGGTTGCGGCGGATCGAGTGCGTGCGGACCGGCACGCCGGCGACGACCGTCTCGTCGCGCCGCCGCCGCACGAGGCCGCGCTCGAACGCCTCGCCGCAGACGACACAGGTGTCGTCGACGGTCTCGGGCGGGCGGGCGATCCGGTGGTCCACCGTCTTCTGTCGGCCGAACGCAGTGACCCCGTGGCGGCGGTCCAGCCGACTCCGGACGGGCGGGGCAACGCCGAGGCCGAGTCCGGCGAACGCGAGCGCGATCAGCCCGACGGCCGGCGAGCCGCTCACCGTTCCGAAGAACGCGACGAAGCCGCCGATCAGCAGGAGTAACGCCGTCAGGAGGTACGCGGAGACGGTCTCTACCCGTTCCGCGGACTCATGGCTGGAAGGGGCACGGGCGGGGGTCTCGTCGCCGCGAACGAGCCGACGGCGCTCGGCCAGCTTGGAGTAGTGCCACCAGCCGTACAGGAGGTTCCCGATACCGCTGGTGAAGACGAACAGGAGCACGTGGACGCCGACGGAGCCGATCCCCCTGTCGATGAGGACGACGCGGTCGCCGTCGTCCCGCTTGATCTCCCACCCCGCGTCGAGGTGGTCCTGAACGCGGCGGCGGAAGGCGCGCGAGCTCTCTCCCGGGAGCGGTACCGAGGCGGCCGATCGGGACGAGTCGGTCCCGCTCGACCGCCCGGACCGGGCGCGCGGTCGGTCCGAGGCGACCGCGGTCGCCCCGCCGCCCGACCGCGACGCGCCGCAGTTCGAGCAGAACCGGTCGTCGTCGTCGAACGCCTCGCCGCACTCGGGGCAGTACGCGGGGTCGACGGGGTCACCGAGGTCGGCGCCGCAGTCGGGACAGAAGCTCGCCCCGGCCGGCACCGCGTCGCCGCAGGCCGGACACGCGGCCGGCGGACCGTCGGGGTCGCTGGTCTCGGAGGGCATTCGCCCGACGGTTCGCGCTCGTCCCGCTTAATTGCTTTCGCCGGCGAGCGACGACTTCCGCGGCGTCGAGTTTTATTACGACGCGCCCAGACGTACGGAACGGACCATGGAACTCACCTGGCACGGCCACTCCACGTGGCACGTCGTCGTCGAGGACACGGAGCTGCTCGTCGACCCGTACTTCGACAACCCGAAGACCGCGGTCGACCCCGAAGAGCTCGACCCCGACTACCTCCTCCTCACCCACGGCCACAGCGACCACGTCGCGGACGCCGACGCGTACCCGGATGCGACCGTGGTCGCCACGCCGGAGCTGACCGCGTACGCGCAGGAGCACTTCGGCCAGGAGGAGGCGGTCGGCGGAATGGGAATGAACCTCGGCGGGACCGCCGAGTGCGGCGACGCGTGGGTGACGATGGTGCGCGCCGACCACACGAACGGGATCGACAACGACCCCGACTACTCCGGTGGGATGCCCGCCGGGTTCGTCATCGGCGACAAGAAGCCGACTCAGGAGTCCGACCCGGACTGCACCACGTTCTACCACGCCGGCGACACCGGCCTGATGTCCGAAATGGTCGACGTGATCGCGCCGTACCTCGAACCGGACGCGGCCGCCCTGCCCGCCGGCGACCACTTCACGATGGGGCCCGCGGGCGCCGGTATCGCCGCCGACTGGGTAGGCGCCGACGTCGTCTTCCCGATGCACTACGACACGTTCCCGCCGATCGAGATCGACACCCGCGAGTTCGTCGACGAGGTGAAGGCCGCGGGCGCCGCC
This window harbors:
- a CDS encoding metal-dependent hydrolase translates to MELTWHGHSTWHVVVEDTELLVDPYFDNPKTAVDPEELDPDYLLLTHGHSDHVADADAYPDATVVATPELTAYAQEHFGQEEAVGGMGMNLGGTAECGDAWVTMVRADHTNGIDNDPDYSGGMPAGFVIGDKKPTQESDPDCTTFYHAGDTGLMSEMVDVIAPYLEPDAAALPAGDHFTMGPAGAGIAADWVGADVVFPMHYDTFPPIEIDTREFVDEVKAAGAAAEPLVLDGDETYTLE
- a CDS encoding zinc ribbon domain-containing protein, with protein sequence MPSETSDPDGPPAACPACGDAVPAGASFCPDCGADLGDPVDPAYCPECGEAFDDDDRFCSNCGASRSGGGATAVASDRPRARSGRSSGTDSSRSAASVPLPGESSRAFRRRVQDHLDAGWEIKRDDGDRVVLIDRGIGSVGVHVLLFVFTSGIGNLLYGWWHYSKLAERRRLVRGDETPARAPSSHESAERVETVSAYLLTALLLLIGGFVAFFGTVSGSPAVGLIALAFAGLGLGVAPPVRSRLDRRHGVTAFGRQKTVDHRIARPPETVDDTCVVCGEAFERGLVRRRRDETVVAGVPVRTHSIRRNHYCADCARSEVFGGDDVGELSPDELVDDGEPDGDSAGGDVSDDGLFDGGATDDDETLDDDAAEEPTGASVREASDSTD